The following proteins are encoded in a genomic region of Corallococcus silvisoli:
- a CDS encoding Ig-like domain repeat protein, with protein MSAALRRAFLALLLCASLPAFAQATRTWVSGVGDDANPCSRTAPCKTFAGAFAKTATGGEIDALDMGGFGALTITRAITIDGGPNAGGVAAAGTPGFTINAGPQDVVILRRLNIVGVTPTPNSVGIQFNSGRALHVERSQIHGFQSDGIRFSPAAEGQLFLDGVKVFANGGAGVRVGSTGALATAFVTHSTLSGNQRGLELGAGALATVHDLTASGNTEAGIWMRTESGEHAELNVEQARLANNGVGLQAASVGSGSRALIRLSKAAVSSNVLATTRLVGTGTILSFGNNRMAGGSTLACPAGTLSLEPFALTTTERGSTFAPVEFSVLGALGSASFAVSGALPRGLSMEGGILAGIPEEGGDYPLTLSVTDGNGCTVSRSTSLTVTCQPAVLEPVSIPSGTTGQPYTAPAFTHSGGVGVSTFNLDGALPIGLEFKDGALVGMPTEYGSFPLTVTATDPGRCSVSGAFTLEVARAADFQETQTQLTASANPAHAGEPITLTVRVTGGQGEPSGTATLLDGDTVLAKVAIQGREARHTLTSLESGHYVLSAVYSGDTRFGGSRATPLALEVLPKTPPVVTPEDPAVVTPEDKGCGCSESGASGGSALLLLAWAIGRRRRPSAA; from the coding sequence ATGTCCGCTGCCCTGCGCCGCGCCTTCCTCGCGCTCCTCCTCTGCGCTTCACTTCCCGCGTTCGCCCAGGCGACGCGCACCTGGGTCTCCGGCGTGGGGGACGACGCGAACCCCTGCAGCCGCACCGCCCCCTGCAAGACCTTCGCGGGCGCCTTCGCCAAGACCGCCACGGGCGGAGAGATTGACGCCCTGGACATGGGCGGCTTTGGCGCCCTGACCATCACCCGGGCCATCACCATCGACGGAGGTCCGAATGCCGGTGGGGTGGCCGCCGCCGGGACCCCGGGCTTCACCATCAACGCGGGCCCGCAGGACGTGGTCATCCTGCGCCGGCTCAACATCGTCGGCGTCACGCCCACCCCCAACTCCGTGGGCATCCAGTTCAACAGCGGACGCGCGCTGCACGTGGAGCGCTCCCAGATCCACGGCTTCCAGTCGGACGGCATCCGGTTCTCGCCCGCGGCGGAGGGCCAGCTCTTCCTCGATGGCGTGAAGGTCTTCGCCAACGGAGGGGCCGGGGTCCGGGTCGGCTCGACGGGGGCCCTCGCCACGGCCTTCGTCACCCACTCCACCCTGTCTGGGAACCAGCGCGGGCTCGAGCTCGGCGCGGGCGCCCTGGCCACCGTCCATGACCTTACGGCCTCCGGCAACACCGAGGCGGGCATCTGGATGCGGACGGAGTCAGGCGAGCACGCGGAGCTCAACGTGGAGCAGGCCCGGCTCGCGAACAACGGCGTGGGGCTGCAGGCGGCCTCGGTGGGCAGCGGCAGCCGCGCGCTCATCCGCCTGTCGAAGGCGGCCGTGTCCTCCAATGTCCTGGCCACCACGCGGCTGGTCGGCACGGGCACCATCCTGTCTTTCGGCAACAACCGGATGGCGGGCGGCTCCACCCTGGCCTGCCCCGCGGGGACGCTGTCGCTGGAGCCCTTCGCGCTGACGACCACCGAGCGCGGCAGCACCTTCGCGCCCGTGGAGTTCTCGGTGCTGGGCGCCCTGGGCAGCGCCAGCTTCGCGGTCTCGGGGGCGCTTCCGCGCGGCCTCTCAATGGAAGGCGGCATCCTCGCCGGCATCCCCGAGGAGGGCGGCGACTATCCCCTCACGCTGAGCGTCACGGACGGCAACGGGTGCACCGTGTCGCGGAGCACCTCCCTGACCGTCACCTGCCAGCCCGCCGTGCTCGAGCCCGTCAGCATTCCCTCGGGGACCACGGGCCAGCCCTACACCGCGCCCGCCTTCACCCACTCCGGTGGGGTCGGCGTCAGCACCTTCAACCTCGACGGTGCGCTGCCCATCGGGCTGGAGTTCAAGGACGGCGCGCTCGTGGGAATGCCCACGGAGTATGGTTCCTTCCCCCTCACCGTGACCGCCACGGACCCGGGCCGCTGCTCCGTGAGCGGTGCCTTCACCCTGGAGGTCGCACGCGCGGCCGACTTCCAGGAGACCCAGACCCAGCTCACGGCCTCGGCCAATCCCGCCCACGCCGGTGAACCCATCACCCTCACGGTCCGGGTCACGGGGGGACAAGGCGAGCCGTCGGGCACGGCGACCCTCCTGGATGGCGACACCGTCCTCGCGAAAGTCGCGATCCAGGGGCGCGAAGCACGCCATACCCTCACGAGCCTCGAGTCAGGACACTACGTCCTGAGCGCGGTCTACAGCGGCGACACGCGCTTCGGTGGCAGCAGGGCGACGCCGCTGGCCCTGGAGGTGCTCCCGAAGACGCCACCGGTCGTGACTCCCGAGGACCCCGCGGTCGTGACTCCCGAAGACAAGGGTTGTGGCTGCAGCGAGTCGGGGGCCTCTGGGGGAAGCGCGCTGCTGCTGCTCGCATGGGCCATCGGGCGCCGCCGCAGGCCCTCCGCCGCGTGA
- a CDS encoding carboxypeptidase-like regulatory domain-containing protein has translation MKGQGQVTVRVLDATGSRTLSGARVAIIRESRIESWTEATTSDDSGAAVFAQAHAGLFDVCARGANHGMACETNVGLVAGGELRVELRLPKGGHLEGQVFLPDGSPAQGVMLRIGEDADLSAWTDTEGRYRLSGLSSGPHVVTLTTQEGPAFPRQVMMESGEDARLDVRLAGFTDVKVVPIRTGPRKGAVVDSVYAGAELSRQKDGSWAGRVEASERNINLYVSGESGGVQVRGHKEVTLSPGIPAVFRVPFGPWKLPALIWTDTPRQRSPGHFELAGHVVLANGRPAEHVHLVRAKPWDGTARCGNTPPSYERFRFDGSAFVVPFQEGEATLYAWTEDGQAGSVTVTGTQNGRVEANIVLKNTGGITGTVDATTLKPEDVAGGLISLDDRGPPPTQVVHPDGRFFVAGLEPGEHSMRVESRQGAPLRVLITEGRLTNLGNVSQPDRAESGP, from the coding sequence ATGAAGGGCCAGGGACAGGTCACCGTCCGGGTCCTCGACGCGACGGGCTCCCGGACGCTGTCTGGCGCCAGGGTCGCCATCATCCGCGAGTCCCGCATCGAATCGTGGACGGAGGCGACCACCTCGGATGACTCGGGTGCGGCCGTCTTCGCGCAGGCCCATGCGGGCCTGTTCGATGTCTGTGCCCGTGGGGCGAACCACGGCATGGCATGCGAGACGAACGTGGGACTCGTGGCGGGTGGGGAGCTCCGGGTCGAGTTGCGGCTGCCGAAGGGAGGCCACCTGGAGGGGCAGGTCTTCCTACCGGACGGGAGTCCCGCTCAGGGCGTCATGCTGCGCATCGGAGAAGACGCGGACCTGTCCGCATGGACAGACACGGAAGGACGCTACCGGCTCTCGGGCCTCTCGAGTGGGCCGCATGTCGTGACCCTCACGACCCAGGAGGGCCCTGCGTTCCCCCGGCAGGTGATGATGGAGTCAGGGGAGGACGCGCGGCTGGATGTACGACTGGCGGGCTTCACGGACGTCAAGGTCGTTCCCATTCGCACCGGTCCGCGGAAGGGGGCCGTGGTGGACTCCGTGTATGCGGGCGCCGAGCTGAGTCGCCAGAAGGATGGGAGCTGGGCGGGCCGGGTCGAGGCGAGTGAGCGGAACATCAATCTCTATGTGTCGGGCGAGAGTGGCGGAGTCCAGGTCAGGGGCCACAAGGAGGTGACGCTGTCCCCAGGGATTCCCGCCGTCTTCCGTGTCCCTTTCGGCCCTTGGAAGCTCCCCGCTCTCATTTGGACGGACACACCGCGGCAGCGGTCACCTGGGCACTTCGAGCTGGCGGGGCATGTCGTGCTGGCGAATGGCAGACCCGCGGAGCACGTGCACCTGGTGAGGGCGAAGCCGTGGGATGGAACCGCCCGCTGCGGAAACACGCCTCCCTCCTACGAGCGCTTCCGGTTCGATGGCTCGGCGTTCGTGGTGCCCTTCCAGGAAGGAGAGGCAACGCTGTACGCGTGGACCGAGGATGGGCAGGCCGGCAGCGTCACCGTCACGGGCACCCAGAATGGCCGCGTCGAAGCGAACATCGTCCTGAAGAACACCGGGGGCATCACAGGGACCGTCGACGCCACGACCTTGAAGCCAGAGGATGTGGCCGGGGGACTGATCAGCCTGGACGACCGCGGGCCTCCGCCCACGCAGGTCGTCCACCCCGACGGCCGCTTCTTCGTCGCGGGGCTCGAGCCAGGGGAGCACTCCATGCGTGTCGAGTCGCGGCAGGGCGCCCCCCTCCGCGTCCTCATCACGGAGGGCAGGCTCACGAACCTGGGCAACGTGTCGCAGCCAGACCGCGCCGAATCGGGCCCTTGA
- a CDS encoding putative quinol monooxygenase: MSLLVLCEFRVRTDGETEFLRVARALAAAAATEPGTLRYQWFVTQRPGHYSIVEEYVDAAAAETHNNHVDSLLRELFAVSELVTVSFFGELNRYLREWASGREGVAVHVPL; encoded by the coding sequence ATGAGCCTTCTGGTGCTTTGTGAATTCAGGGTGCGGACCGACGGGGAGACGGAGTTCCTGCGGGTTGCGCGGGCATTGGCAGCCGCCGCCGCGACCGAGCCGGGAACGCTGCGCTACCAGTGGTTCGTCACGCAGCGGCCCGGTCATTACTCAATCGTCGAGGAGTACGTCGACGCAGCTGCGGCCGAAACACATAACAATCATGTGGATTCGCTGCTCCGCGAACTCTTCGCGGTGTCTGAACTGGTGACGGTGTCATTCTTCGGGGAGCTCAACCGGTACTTGCGCGAGTGGGCTTCCGGCCGCGAGGGAGTCGCGGTCCATGTGCCGTTGTGA
- a CDS encoding tetratricopeptide repeat protein, with protein sequence MSERNDVTRPSSSAAVPPPGAADPAGAAAQTLAQNVTTLPAAAPQASAEDDARERIAAMEREAKALATTEPQTAALLFHEVGLLWEEPLKNPRNAAVAFQNAYKLAPRFLANIRAARRLFADVGNWQMVVQLIDAELIAADDPRQQASLLFEKGQILEERLSRDNDAADALRQSLDRKPTDVTLLTQLESVYASRNDAGALVEIYRLLASAVVPPSLRAHYLTSAGMVLEERLKQKEAAAAVFREAFALDRTDPLLQAAIKRVAEREGRTDELLAALFAEAEGQGSQGAPAYLHIAKVHDRLGRKDDALSALLAARRVSPNEPLVLSALAGIYETQGRFEELADVLLAWVGSINDESELVAINLRLAALYEDDLKRDQEAAARYQAIIARIPSHAAALAGLGKLSYRMKNWEGLVAVFDAEVTAAEDAKGKAARMYKAAEILEERLGRQEDAIARYNACLQLQPGYLPAQKALTRLYERQGRFAELVSMFEQDLLQTSDRDQVITTLNKMAVIYEDRLGDLDHAIECMKRILDLASDHLPTLRNLARLYERAGRFRELLETNDLEASFAGDTKQVLSLLHRNAEILDEHLKDRVGAITAYERVLALSPSYLPALKALGRLYAQDARWEKLIDMYRAESEISPSTDAAAALIYKIGELYEHRLKQENEALASYQEALMLAPSYFPALRALARIHRAHGAWESLVEVLRADAANRTDPLERANALYQAAAIWEDQLGRPELAIDGYQEVLRLTPGHAATLRALERLYVAQDNVKELVSILDRETQVGQTPSAKVTAYLKLARLYLDRFQEPSRAAQCCESVLGLEPGNLTALTLLERIRASDRPRRAELRSRIADRVTDPRLSSALRLLAAADQEKGPPTERTLEVYQRAFDADPSDARLATSLERVLRLSGDTAGLSRMYGMRLAVTTEATEALELLLRAAELAEKNPDLEPAAALYRQALELQPQCLPALHGARRVALRRGDFATARAMMETEARASRDPKSAIEGFVAAAKLAFQKLQDADGAAALYRLALERDPLHPGAATGLEELLAQRGGSSDLAALHERRAEARLAQRDAEAAAAAYVTAARLHNVALGDRARALAVLEKALAARPGYPDALETRGLLLLEAQQYLEAAQMLGQRVQQGGDPRVLAQHHLTLGALFQQHLNDPGRAAAHLQTALATLPRHPEALERLATVYAQGRNFGGAVDCLRRLLDQDLPNDARARFTVELARIHDEGLGDVAAATALYKKALELTPGEPALVDRLVVLYERVRNLPELAQMLEAQAAATASTDVKRAVSLRMRVASFYAGPLSEPARATVIYRQLVEQDAQNLQARAALADLYGRDTTSYPLAIEEHRQLLRQDPARVDSLHALFKLWEAQKQQDKAYAVAAVLTFMRATNEVEQAFYSEARLRQPQEPRDALPAADVDTVLMHPAARGPLTELLRAMGDHLGKVHPPQFEMLGVNPKTDKLKQDSAVYKAVRAVAQTFGVEEFEVYLARRGLMQPETTEPPSLCVGQDVVRRFNAREQKFLIGKAVLGLLNKTAVLSKLSQGETADLFGNAIRVHVQQYNGLGRRNDDVTKQLKKAFSRKAMKASEGPAQALSEQPKLDVPAVVDALGFSADRAGLLVCGDPSVALNMVLREDPNITANRQEGTDAILQAVRERADLRALLGWLLTDDFFRLRQRMGLSL encoded by the coding sequence ATGAGCGAGCGCAATGACGTCACGCGGCCTTCGTCCTCCGCTGCGGTGCCTCCCCCCGGGGCGGCTGATCCAGCGGGCGCGGCGGCACAGACACTCGCCCAGAACGTGACCACCCTCCCCGCCGCCGCGCCCCAGGCCAGCGCCGAGGATGACGCCCGCGAGCGCATCGCGGCCATGGAGCGCGAGGCCAAGGCGCTCGCCACCACCGAACCGCAGACGGCCGCCCTCCTCTTCCATGAGGTCGGCCTGCTCTGGGAAGAGCCGCTCAAGAACCCCCGCAACGCCGCCGTCGCGTTCCAGAACGCGTATAAGCTGGCGCCCCGCTTCCTCGCCAACATCCGCGCCGCCCGCCGCCTCTTCGCCGACGTCGGCAACTGGCAGATGGTCGTCCAGCTCATCGACGCGGAGCTCATCGCCGCGGACGACCCGCGCCAGCAGGCCTCCCTCCTCTTCGAGAAGGGACAGATCCTCGAGGAGCGCCTGTCGCGCGACAACGACGCCGCGGATGCCCTGCGCCAGTCCCTGGACCGCAAGCCCACCGACGTCACGCTCCTCACCCAGCTCGAGTCCGTCTACGCCTCCCGCAACGACGCCGGCGCGCTGGTGGAGATCTACCGGCTGCTGGCCAGCGCCGTCGTCCCGCCCTCGCTGCGCGCCCACTACCTCACCTCCGCGGGCATGGTCCTGGAGGAGCGCCTCAAGCAGAAGGAGGCCGCCGCCGCCGTGTTCCGCGAGGCGTTCGCGCTCGACCGCACCGACCCGCTCCTCCAGGCCGCCATCAAGCGCGTCGCCGAGCGCGAGGGCCGCACCGACGAGCTGCTCGCCGCCCTCTTCGCCGAGGCCGAGGGCCAGGGCTCCCAGGGCGCCCCCGCCTACCTTCACATCGCCAAGGTCCACGACCGCCTGGGCCGCAAGGACGACGCCCTCTCCGCGCTGCTCGCCGCGCGCCGCGTGAGCCCGAATGAGCCGCTGGTCCTGAGCGCGCTCGCCGGCATCTACGAGACCCAGGGCCGCTTCGAGGAGCTGGCCGACGTGCTGCTCGCGTGGGTGGGCTCCATCAACGACGAGAGCGAGCTCGTCGCCATCAACCTGCGCCTCGCCGCGCTGTACGAGGACGACCTCAAGCGCGACCAGGAGGCCGCCGCCCGCTACCAGGCCATCATCGCCCGCATCCCCAGCCACGCCGCCGCGCTCGCGGGCCTGGGCAAGCTGTCCTACCGGATGAAGAACTGGGAGGGCCTCGTCGCCGTCTTCGACGCGGAGGTCACCGCCGCCGAGGACGCCAAGGGCAAGGCCGCGCGCATGTACAAGGCGGCGGAGATCCTGGAGGAGCGCCTGGGCCGCCAGGAGGACGCCATCGCGCGCTACAACGCGTGCCTCCAGCTGCAGCCCGGCTACCTCCCCGCGCAGAAGGCCCTCACCCGCCTCTACGAGCGCCAGGGCCGCTTCGCCGAGCTCGTGTCGATGTTCGAGCAGGACCTGCTCCAGACGTCCGACCGCGATCAGGTCATCACCACGCTCAACAAGATGGCGGTCATCTACGAGGACCGCCTGGGCGACCTGGATCACGCCATCGAGTGCATGAAGCGCATCCTCGACCTGGCGTCGGACCACCTGCCCACGCTGCGCAACCTGGCCCGCCTCTACGAGCGCGCCGGGCGCTTCCGCGAGCTGCTGGAGACCAACGACCTGGAGGCGTCGTTCGCCGGCGACACCAAGCAGGTCCTGTCGCTGCTCCACCGCAACGCGGAGATCCTCGACGAGCACCTGAAGGACCGCGTGGGCGCCATCACCGCGTATGAGCGCGTGCTCGCGCTGTCGCCCTCGTACCTCCCCGCGCTCAAGGCCCTGGGCCGGCTGTACGCGCAGGACGCCCGGTGGGAGAAGCTGATCGACATGTACCGGGCGGAGTCGGAGATCTCCCCCTCCACCGACGCGGCCGCCGCGCTCATCTACAAGATTGGCGAGCTGTACGAGCACCGCCTCAAGCAGGAGAACGAGGCCCTGGCGTCGTACCAGGAGGCGCTGATGCTGGCGCCCAGCTACTTCCCGGCGCTGCGCGCGCTGGCCCGCATCCACCGGGCCCACGGGGCCTGGGAGAGCCTGGTGGAGGTGCTGCGCGCGGACGCCGCCAACCGCACCGACCCGCTGGAGCGCGCCAACGCCCTCTACCAGGCCGCCGCCATCTGGGAGGACCAGCTGGGCCGTCCGGAGCTGGCCATCGACGGGTATCAGGAGGTGCTGCGCCTGACGCCGGGCCACGCCGCCACGCTGCGCGCGCTGGAGCGCCTGTACGTCGCGCAGGACAACGTGAAGGAGCTGGTCTCCATCCTCGACCGCGAGACGCAGGTGGGCCAGACGCCCTCGGCCAAGGTGACCGCGTACCTCAAGCTCGCGCGGCTGTACCTGGACCGCTTCCAGGAGCCGTCCCGCGCCGCGCAGTGCTGCGAGTCCGTGCTGGGCCTGGAGCCCGGCAACCTCACCGCCCTCACGCTGCTGGAGCGCATCCGCGCGTCGGACCGCCCGCGCCGCGCCGAGCTGCGCTCCCGCATCGCGGACCGCGTGACGGATCCGCGCCTGTCCAGCGCCCTGCGGCTGCTGGCCGCGGCGGACCAGGAGAAGGGCCCGCCCACCGAACGCACCCTGGAGGTCTACCAGCGCGCCTTCGACGCGGACCCCTCGGACGCCCGGCTCGCCACCAGCCTGGAGCGCGTGCTGCGCCTGAGCGGTGACACCGCCGGCCTGTCGCGCATGTACGGCATGCGGCTGGCCGTGACGACCGAGGCCACCGAGGCGCTGGAGCTGCTGCTGCGCGCGGCGGAGCTGGCGGAGAAGAACCCCGACCTGGAGCCGGCCGCCGCCCTCTACCGGCAGGCCCTGGAGCTCCAGCCGCAGTGCCTGCCCGCGCTGCACGGCGCCCGCCGCGTGGCCCTGCGCCGCGGCGACTTCGCCACCGCGCGCGCCATGATGGAGACGGAGGCCAGGGCGAGCCGCGATCCCAAGAGCGCCATCGAGGGCTTCGTCGCCGCCGCGAAGCTCGCGTTCCAGAAGCTCCAGGACGCGGACGGCGCCGCGGCCCTCTACCGGCTCGCCCTGGAGCGCGACCCGCTGCACCCGGGCGCGGCCACCGGCCTGGAGGAGCTGCTCGCGCAGCGCGGCGGCTCCTCGGACCTCGCGGCCCTGCACGAGCGGCGCGCGGAGGCCCGGCTCGCCCAGCGCGACGCCGAGGCGGCGGCGGCGGCCTACGTCACCGCGGCCCGGCTGCACAACGTGGCCCTGGGCGACCGTGCCCGCGCGCTCGCGGTGCTGGAGAAGGCCCTGGCGGCCCGGCCCGGCTACCCCGACGCGCTGGAGACGCGCGGCCTGCTGCTGCTGGAGGCGCAGCAGTACCTGGAGGCCGCGCAGATGCTGGGCCAGCGCGTGCAGCAGGGCGGCGACCCCCGCGTGCTCGCGCAGCACCACCTGACGCTGGGCGCGCTCTTCCAGCAGCACCTCAACGACCCGGGCCGCGCGGCCGCGCACCTCCAGACGGCGCTGGCCACCCTGCCCCGCCACCCGGAGGCGCTGGAGCGGCTGGCCACGGTGTACGCGCAGGGCCGCAACTTCGGCGGCGCGGTGGACTGCCTGCGCCGGCTGTTGGATCAGGACCTGCCCAACGACGCCCGCGCGCGCTTCACGGTGGAGCTGGCGCGCATCCACGACGAGGGCCTGGGCGACGTCGCCGCCGCCACCGCGCTCTACAAGAAGGCGCTGGAGCTGACCCCGGGCGAGCCCGCGCTGGTGGACCGCCTGGTCGTCCTCTACGAGCGCGTGCGCAACCTGCCGGAGCTGGCCCAGATGCTGGAGGCCCAGGCGGCCGCCACCGCGTCCACGGACGTCAAGCGGGCCGTGTCGCTGCGCATGCGCGTGGCCAGCTTCTACGCCGGGCCGCTGTCGGAGCCCGCGCGCGCCACCGTCATCTACCGGCAGCTCGTGGAGCAGGACGCGCAGAACCTCCAGGCCCGCGCCGCGCTGGCGGACCTGTACGGCCGGGACACGACCAGCTACCCGCTCGCCATCGAAGAGCACCGGCAGCTGCTCCGCCAGGACCCCGCGCGCGTGGACAGCCTGCATGCGCTGTTCAAGCTGTGGGAGGCCCAGAAGCAGCAGGACAAGGCCTACGCCGTCGCCGCGGTGCTGACCTTCATGCGCGCCACCAACGAGGTGGAGCAGGCCTTCTACTCGGAGGCCCGCCTCCGTCAGCCCCAGGAGCCGCGGGATGCCCTGCCCGCGGCGGACGTGGACACCGTCCTGATGCACCCGGCCGCGCGCGGGCCCCTGACGGAGCTGCTGCGCGCCATGGGCGACCACCTGGGCAAGGTGCACCCGCCCCAGTTCGAGATGCTCGGCGTCAACCCGAAGACGGACAAGCTCAAGCAGGACTCGGCCGTGTACAAGGCCGTGCGCGCGGTGGCGCAGACCTTCGGCGTGGAGGAGTTCGAGGTCTACCTGGCGCGGCGTGGGCTGATGCAGCCGGAGACGACGGAGCCCCCGTCCCTCTGCGTGGGCCAGGACGTGGTGCGCCGCTTCAACGCCCGCGAGCAGAAGTTCCTCATCGGCAAGGCGGTGCTGGGCCTGCTCAACAAGACGGCCGTCCTCTCCAAGCTGTCCCAGGGCGAGACGGCGGACCTGTTCGGCAACGCCATCCGCGTCCACGTGCAGCAGTACAACGGCCTGGGCCGGCGCAATGACGACGTGACGAAGCAGCTCAAGAAGGCCTTCAGCCGCAAGGCGATGAAGGCCTCCGAGGGCCCCGCGCAGGCGCTGTCGGAGCAGCCGAAGCTGGACGTGCCCGCGGTGGTGGACGCGCTGGGCTTCTCCGCCGACCGCGCGGGCCTGCTCGTATGCGGCGACCCGTCCGTGGCCCTCAACATGGTGCTGCGCGAGGACCCGAACATCACCGCCAACCGCCAGGAGGGCACCGACGCCATCCTCCAGGCGGTGCGCGAGCGCGCCGACCTGCGCGCCCTGCTGGGGTGGCTGCTCACCGACGACTTCTTCCGCCTGCGCCAGCGGATGGGGCTGTCGCTGTAG
- a CDS encoding competence/damage-inducible protein A codes for MERTGAAAIIIGNEVLTAKVKDENGPHLIQRLRELGIPLVSVETILDDVDAIVDAVARARRKARYVFTSGGIGPTHDDVTVRAVALALGRSVVRLPEMVSAIHARAGGGPVTPESLRLADAPEGAVLLAQPGMWFPVLTVDDLFLLPGVPQLFRMQLETVLARLSGTPVHLVNLFFNLGESALAGVLDRVALDMPHVAIGSYPVFDEALDYRVKVTVEAPERAHVDVAVGLLLSGIPADALVRRG; via the coding sequence ATGGAGCGCACCGGCGCGGCGGCGATCATCATCGGCAACGAGGTCCTCACCGCGAAGGTGAAGGACGAGAACGGCCCCCACCTCATCCAGCGGCTGCGGGAGCTGGGCATTCCGCTCGTCTCGGTGGAGACCATCCTGGACGACGTGGACGCCATCGTGGACGCGGTGGCGCGCGCCCGGCGCAAGGCCCGCTACGTCTTCACCAGCGGGGGCATTGGCCCCACGCACGACGACGTCACGGTGCGCGCGGTGGCGCTCGCGCTGGGCCGCTCCGTGGTGCGCCTGCCGGAGATGGTCTCCGCCATCCACGCGCGCGCGGGCGGGGGGCCGGTGACGCCGGAGTCCCTGCGGCTGGCGGACGCCCCGGAGGGCGCGGTGCTCCTGGCCCAGCCGGGGATGTGGTTCCCGGTGCTGACGGTGGACGACCTCTTCCTGCTGCCTGGGGTGCCGCAGCTGTTCCGGATGCAACTGGAGACGGTGCTGGCCCGGCTGAGCGGCACGCCGGTGCACCTGGTCAACCTGTTCTTCAACCTGGGGGAGAGCGCCCTGGCCGGGGTGTTGGACCGGGTGGCGCTGGACATGCCCCACGTGGCCATCGGCTCGTACCCGGTCTTCGACGAGGCGCTGGACTACCGGGTGAAGGTGACGGTGGAGGCGCCCGAGCGGGCCCACGTGGACGTCGCCGTGGGCCTGCTGCTCTCGGGGATCCCGGCGGACGCGCTGGTCCGCCGGGGCTGA
- a CDS encoding AMP-binding protein, translating into MFMNSADGSESKLGLTSSLVDQLVPRPERQTQARLYWFQETDTEDGPTEEWSFADPGARTHALKARLQARGAADERVLLPCHGLAEAALAGGESSAVHARPALALDLSSGFRAQAGRRPDAVAVVGGHERLTYAELDARSDALAWHLREHGVGPDVRVGLAMERSAGMVVAMLGILKAGGACVPLAMDATRDARASVLEAARARVLVTRSGRDVSEPPDGVCTVFVDSEEAYELGVLGPPHAGTSPGDAASVLYSMVPHGRPRGVTVSHADMADAFLAMDSRVGSVPEGTWLTITPPARDGSLLELLWALVRGFRVVLPDA; encoded by the coding sequence ATGTTCATGAATTCAGCGGATGGCAGCGAGAGCAAACTGGGCTTGACTTCCAGCCTCGTTGACCAGCTCGTCCCGCGCCCGGAGCGGCAGACGCAGGCACGGCTCTATTGGTTCCAGGAGACGGACACCGAGGACGGCCCCACGGAGGAGTGGAGCTTCGCGGACCCGGGAGCGCGGACCCATGCCCTGAAGGCCCGGTTGCAGGCCCGGGGCGCGGCGGACGAGCGGGTCCTGCTGCCATGCCATGGCCTGGCGGAGGCGGCGCTCGCTGGCGGGGAGTCCTCGGCGGTGCATGCGCGGCCCGCGCTCGCGCTCGACCTGTCCTCCGGGTTCCGGGCGCAGGCGGGCCGGAGGCCGGACGCGGTGGCGGTGGTGGGGGGCCACGAGCGGCTGACCTACGCGGAGCTGGATGCGCGCAGCGACGCGCTGGCGTGGCACCTGCGGGAGCACGGCGTGGGGCCGGACGTGCGGGTGGGCCTGGCCATGGAGCGCTCCGCGGGCATGGTGGTGGCGATGCTCGGCATCCTCAAGGCCGGGGGCGCCTGTGTGCCGTTGGCCATGGACGCGACGCGCGACGCGCGGGCCTCCGTGCTGGAGGCCGCGCGGGCGCGGGTGCTCGTCACCCGGTCGGGCCGGGACGTCTCCGAGCCTCCGGACGGCGTGTGCACCGTCTTCGTGGACTCGGAGGAGGCATACGAGCTGGGGGTGCTCGGGCCGCCGCATGCGGGCACGTCGCCCGGGGACGCCGCCTCGGTCCTCTACTCGATGGTCCCCCACGGACGCCCCCGGGGCGTGACGGTGTCACACGCGGACATGGCGGACGCCTTCCTCGCCATGGACTCCCGCGTGGGCTCCGTCCCCGAGGGCACGTGGCTGACCATCACCCCACCGGCCCGCGACGGCTCCCTCCTGGAGCTGCTCTGGGCGCTGGTGCGCGGCTTCCGGGTCGTACTGCCGGACGCGTGA